From a single Granulicella aggregans genomic region:
- a CDS encoding lactonase family protein, translating to MKSVSNISRGPNSQPPSQRGWLPKAASAAALALSLSLTACSHDYTLAWVYAPSASLTSGLINAYRVDYQNGQLTLLPDSPIPSGGRKPSGLVATPAGLAIPAIYVIHHDDSNVVSFLIGSDGKLYPQNTYDTGSFPTSVAISPDGKFLYVAYTYQAGFTTASPGPGGISVFPINADRTLGAIKNFSIGRAPVGIAVGNGGSTVYVIAQDSAATNSASTSASDTTLNLFAFSTDGSGNLTPVAGETIVSANQPSSGFATGTLPSGIATDASGTHLYVTDGTGNIVISYTTPASGIPSAIANGTAPTGLGPRGMAFDSTGKLFFVANYDGTVGEYNLGSNGAPVTSTSAASTAAGNGTTCVTVEPTRGKYLYASGSLSNSVVGEEIQSDGSLRPIFHSPYEAATLPICAITVPNPTPGY from the coding sequence ATGAAGTCAGTCAGCAACATAAGCCGTGGGCCGAACTCTCAACCGCCCAGCCAGAGAGGTTGGCTACCCAAGGCGGCATCCGCCGCAGCTCTCGCGCTCAGCCTCAGCCTCACCGCCTGCAGCCACGATTACACCCTGGCCTGGGTTTACGCTCCGTCGGCCAGCCTGACTTCAGGCCTCATCAACGCCTACCGCGTCGACTACCAGAACGGCCAGCTTACGCTCCTGCCTGACTCCCCGATTCCCTCGGGCGGACGCAAGCCCTCCGGCCTCGTGGCTACGCCAGCAGGCCTGGCTATTCCGGCGATCTATGTCATCCATCACGACGATAGCAACGTCGTCAGCTTCCTCATCGGATCCGATGGAAAACTCTATCCGCAGAACACCTATGACACCGGGAGCTTCCCGACTTCGGTCGCCATATCGCCTGACGGCAAGTTCCTCTACGTGGCCTACACGTATCAGGCCGGCTTCACGACAGCCAGCCCGGGTCCCGGCGGAATCAGCGTATTTCCGATCAACGCGGATCGGACTCTCGGAGCGATCAAGAACTTCTCCATCGGTCGTGCTCCCGTGGGAATCGCGGTCGGCAACGGTGGAAGCACGGTCTATGTGATCGCTCAGGACTCAGCGGCGACAAACTCCGCGTCTACCTCGGCTTCTGACACGACGCTCAACTTGTTCGCCTTTTCTACCGATGGCAGCGGGAATCTGACGCCAGTCGCCGGTGAGACCATTGTCTCCGCCAATCAGCCCTCCTCGGGCTTCGCAACAGGCACTCTGCCCAGCGGGATAGCCACCGATGCCTCCGGCACCCACCTTTATGTGACAGATGGCACCGGCAATATCGTGATCAGTTACACCACACCTGCAAGCGGTATCCCGTCGGCGATCGCGAATGGAACCGCGCCCACCGGGCTTGGCCCTCGCGGCATGGCCTTCGATTCCACCGGCAAGCTCTTCTTCGTGGCGAACTACGACGGTACCGTCGGCGAATACAACCTGGGTTCGAACGGCGCGCCGGTCACCTCCACATCTGCAGCCAGCACGGCCGCAGGCAACGGAACTACCTGCGTGACGGTAGAACCCACGCGCGGGAAGTATCTCTACGCCTCCGGCTCGCTGAGCAACTCGGTCGTAGGAGAGGAGATCCAGTCAGACGGATCACTGAGGCCGATCTTCCACTCTCCCTACGAAGCCGCCACACTACCAATCTGCGCGATCACGGTTCCGAACCCGACGCCTGGTTATTAG
- a CDS encoding lactonase family protein, producing MALLVSVAMGLGMTSCGGGTVGFMWVIGSQIGESTGQIGGFKIDNFTGNLTATVGSPYSSGGANPVMLALKSGGRYLYVLNGGSSTTAGDIALFSVGGDGVLSYQQSYSSQGKVPVWIATDSTGNYLFVLDQQAPDYDGKTNFNGSITAFSLDPNTGRPSLITNAQVKDANGTQLTYFEVGNHPIQMRASSSCIYTLDSGDQTVFPYSLSSSNGQLTQPTNSTLALGTANATSVNVNGSYIYVTDAGSTAGGPGTILPYTAGSNCSLSTVNVGTVPNLAGTSYPDQTLNTSNATNPFLFVLNKSTPNTNYANSSVSVFTILSTGALGPGGDPTLNPYAVGSGPTCMAIDPTGQYLYTSDSNSGTVTGKRISAKTGALSALDRGSSFPTVANPTCLVISANTGY from the coding sequence ATGGCCTTGTTGGTTTCGGTAGCAATGGGTCTGGGTATGACCTCATGTGGAGGCGGGACCGTCGGCTTCATGTGGGTCATCGGTTCGCAAATTGGCGAGTCGACGGGCCAGATCGGTGGATTCAAGATCGACAACTTCACCGGCAATCTGACCGCCACTGTTGGTTCCCCGTATTCGTCCGGAGGGGCCAACCCGGTGATGCTGGCACTGAAGTCCGGTGGCCGCTACTTGTATGTGTTGAATGGCGGAAGCTCCACGACCGCCGGCGACATCGCGCTCTTCAGCGTCGGCGGCGACGGAGTTCTGAGCTATCAGCAGTCGTACTCCAGCCAAGGTAAGGTTCCCGTCTGGATCGCGACCGACAGCACGGGCAACTATCTCTTCGTCCTTGACCAGCAGGCACCTGACTACGACGGCAAGACCAACTTCAACGGCTCCATCACGGCGTTCTCACTCGACCCGAACACTGGACGCCCGTCTCTCATCACCAACGCTCAGGTGAAGGATGCCAACGGCACCCAGCTCACTTATTTTGAGGTCGGCAATCACCCCATTCAGATGCGCGCTTCTTCAAGCTGCATCTATACGCTTGATTCCGGCGATCAGACGGTCTTCCCGTACTCTCTCAGCTCCTCGAACGGGCAGCTGACCCAGCCGACGAACTCTACCCTCGCTCTGGGCACCGCGAACGCTACTTCCGTCAACGTAAACGGAAGCTACATTTACGTGACCGATGCCGGATCGACGGCAGGCGGCCCCGGAACGATTCTTCCCTACACTGCAGGCAGCAACTGCTCGCTCTCTACGGTGAATGTCGGAACCGTTCCCAACCTTGCCGGAACAAGCTATCCCGACCAGACACTGAACACCAGCAATGCGACGAATCCGTTCCTTTTCGTGCTGAATAAGTCGACACCGAACACCAACTACGCGAATAGCTCGGTTTCAGTCTTCACCATCCTTTCAACGGGGGCGCTCGGACCGGGCGGTGACCCCACGCTGAATCCTTACGCCGTAGGCTCAGGACCGACCTGCATGGCGATCGATCCGACGGGGCAGTACCTTTACACCTCCGATTCAAACTCGGGTACTGTGACCGGCAAACGTATCAGCGCTAAGACGGGCGCACTTAGCGCATTGGATCGCGGCTCATCCTTCCCGACCGTGGCCAACCCGACTTGCCTCGTCATAAGCGCCAACACGGGTTATTGA